Part of the Streptomyces sp. NBC_00457 genome, CCTTCCAAGGGGTGCGGAAGGTGCTGATCGTGTCGACGACGACTGTCGGTGAGCGGTACGACAACCATGTGCGGGCCATCGACGCCGCCAAGGACGCCGATGCCGAGCTCATCGTCTACACGAGCACGCTCAATGCCCGCACCGCCGGCATGATGCTCGCCGACGCTCATGCGAAGACCGAACAGTATCTGCGCGAGAGCGGCGTTCCCTTCCTCGTCCTGCGCAACGGCTGGTACCTGGAGTGCTACGCCTCACAGTTCCCGCTCTACCTGGAGACCGGCGTAGTGCCGGGCAGCGCCGGCGACGGCCGGGTCAGCGCCGCCTCCCGGCGTGACTACGCGGCGGCCGCGGCGGCCGCTCTCGTCGGCGAGGGGCATGCCGGGTCCGTGTACGAACTGGGCGGGGAAAACGCCTTCACGCTTGCCGAGTTGGCCTCCGCGCTGTCCGACGCCTCAGGTAGGCATGTCGTCTACAGTGACCTTCCCGCCGAGCAGTACCGTGCCGCGCTCTCGACGCCAGGCTGCCCGCCGAACTCGCCGAAGTCCTCGCCGACTCCGACCTCGGGCTCAAGCGCGGCGAGTTGTTCACCAACAGCGGGGATCTGCGTCGGTTGATCGGTCGCCCCGCGACCGGTCTCGCCGATGTGCTCACCGGCGCACTCGAATCCTGACCCGGCGTCAGCCCGGGTCCGGCAGGTAGTGCTCCCCGAGCAGGCGGGCCACCAGCTGGCCGCGACTGCGGACACCGACCTTGGAGAAGATCGACTTCAGGTGGTCCTGAACAGTGTTGACGGAGATGTGCAGTTGGGTGGCGATGGCAGTCGACGGCGTTCCGGCGATCACCCGCTGGAGCACCTGCCGCTCGCGTCGGGTCAGCGCGTGAGCGAGCATCAGGACCTCGGCGATGTCGGACGTGGGGGCGGCCTCGATGACGACGGCGGTGCCCTCGTCCGGCGTGAGGGCGCCGTCGACCCGTGAGCCGTGCACCGTCAGCCACCGCCCGGACCGGGTCCGTATCCGGGCGTACGCCTCCGGAATCCGGGGGACGGGCGGGCCGGTCGGGTCGGTGCTGTCTGGGCCGGTGTGGTGCGGGTCTGTTTGGTTCGGTTCGACGCCGCGGTCCTGGGCTCTCGCCGCCACCTGGTGGATGACGTACGGCAGTTCGCCACCGTGCCGGGGCGGGGTGGGCGTCAGCTCGTCCAGCCACCGGCGGGCGGTGTCATTGATGGTCAGGGTCTCGTTGCGCGGCCCGAGGATCAGGACGCCCGGCCCCGACCTGTCGGCCGTGATGCCGACACCGGCGCCCGGGCGGTAGGCCGTTCGTCGCAGTCCCGCGGCCAGTGGTCCGGACACCGCGCTCAGCAGGGCTGCCTCGGCGGACGAGAAGTCGGGCTGGTCGCCGTTGCGGAACAGTGCGATCGCGCCCCAGCACTGCCCGTCGGCGACGCAGGCCGCGCGGACTTCGTGACGGGCGTCGAACGCCGGCAGAACGGTTCGCAGACGGGAACTGGCCTGCCGTTTCTCGTGCGGCGCCCGGCCCAGGATACCTACGCCCGCCCCGGACCTGGCCAGAGTCACGAACTTGTGCACGTCGTCGACCAGGTACTCGTTGTGCGCGGCGAGTGCGTAGACGTGCGGCGGGACGCCGTAGGAGACGTCGTCGGTGATGAGCAGCGTCCACGGGTCGATCGTGCCGAAACAGGCCGCGTCCCAGTACACGAGGCGCGAGAGCCGAGCGGCGACCCGGCCGCGCAGCCGACGCGAATCGGCCTCCTGCGCGCAGATCGTCTCGACATCGCGGACCGCTTCGCGCTGGGCGGTGGACAGCCTCATCCGGCAGCTCCCCTTCCTCGGCACTCCGGCCCGGCGATGCTACCGGGCGGTGAAGATCCCAGAAATTGGGGATACACGCGAGCGCTTTCCCCTCCGTAGCGTTCTCGCGGCCCGCGCCGGGTGCTCCAGGAATTCACGTACTCACGTATTCACGTGGAAGGAACACATCCTCATGACCACCGAAGAAGTGCCGAAGCCCGTGCAGATGCTCCAGTTGCTCGTGGGCTTCCAGATATCGCAGGCGCTGTACGTCGTGGCCAAACAGGGGTTGTCCACCGCCCTCGCGGACGGCCCGCTCACGGTCGAGCAGCTCGCTGCCGCGACGGGCACGAACGCCGATGTGCTCCGGCGTATCGTCCGTGCGCTCGCGCCGCTCGGGGTTTTCCGGACCGATGACGGTCTGGTGGAGGTCACCGATCTCGGCAAGACCCTCGCCGACGGACAGCCCGACTCGGTCCGTGACCTGGCGCTGTTCTGGATGGAGACCCACTACGCACCCTTCGGCGCACTCCTGCACACGGCCGTGACCGGTGAGAACGCCGCGAGCCACTACTACGGTGAGCCGTTCTTCGACTGGATCTCCAGGTTCCCCGCCCAGGTCGAGACGCAGAACCGGGCCATGGCCGGTGTCACCAAGGGCCTGCGGGCCGGGATGTTCGACGGCTACTCGCTGCCGGAGGGAGGTGTCGTCGCCGATGTCGGAGGGGCTGACGGGGCCATGATCTGCCAGTTCCTGGCCGGTGAGCCGGACCGGCGGGGTATCGTATTCGACCGGCCCGAGGTGGTGCCCGCGGCGCGGAAGGTGCTGGCCGAACACGGGCTCGCGGACAGGGTGGACGTCGTCGCCGGGGACTTCTTCGAGTCCGTGCCCGAGGCGGACGTATACGTGCTTTCGTACATCCTCCACGACTGGGACGACGAGTCCTGTCTGCGGATCCTGCGGATGGTCAGGGCGGCGGCCGGTCGTGGTGCCCGCGTCGTGCTCGTCGAGTCCGTGATCCCGCCCGGCGACGCTCCGCACCCCGCCAAGTTCGTCGACCTGACCATGCTGGCCATGCTGACCGGACGGGAGCGCACCGCCGAGGAGTACGAGGCGCTGCTGGACGCGGCCGGATTCACCCTGGACCGAATCGTCGCCACCCCCACGCCGTTCTCGTTCATCGAGGCGACCCTGCGCTGAATCCCGGTCCACCCCTTTTCACACGCATTTCCCTGGGGCTGTGTCTGCCCGACGTGTTCGTCGAACACGTCGGGCAGACACAGCCCTTTTTTGCCGTTCACGGTCCCCGCAACAACTGTCCGTCCCGCAGCAACTTTTGATGACCGCCGAGCATCACTGCTGGCTAGGTTTGACCGCGTTCACGCAAGGAGCGTTCGAGAAAGGACACGGGCATGCCCCGTGGTAAAGGAAGGGAATTCCCGTATGGTGCCGCTTGATTCACCGGTGTTCTCCCGCCGCAGGGCGCTCACCTCGCTGGCCGGTGCCGCCGTGGCCGGCGCCGCGCTTGCCGCGGGCGCGCGTCCGGCCCTGGCCGCGGACGAGGAGGGCCTGGCCCTGCCGGAGGAGCGTGCCGGCGGCCTGCCGCTGGTCATCCACAACAACAGCGGTGAGTTCGCCAACCGCAACGTCCACCTGTACATAGTCGGCAGCCGGGGCGACCGTCAGGTCCGGGTCACAGCCCGCGGCACGGTCGAGCCGGTCAAGGTCTCCGACAACAAGGACAACGGCTTCACCGACTACGCCATCCCGCTCGACGCCCGCGGCACCACACGGATCCGGCTGCCGCACATGTCCGGCCGGATCTATGTCTCCCTGGGCGGCAAGCTCAAGCTGAAGGCCGTCCGGGACGGGGCCGGGCGGCCCGCGCTCCAGCACCCGGCGGGCTGGGTGGAGTCCGACCCCAACTTCCCCGTGCTGCACGACTTCGTGGAGTTCACCCACAACGCGTCCGGCATGTTCTGCAACACCACCATGGTCGACATGTTCAGCGTGCCGCTGATGATCCGGCTGTCCGGGAACCGGGACCAGACCACCGGCAGGATGCGGCAGGGCGGCCGGGCCCGGATCTTCCGCGCCATGGAGAACACCCCCGGCTTCGGCAGGCTGGTCGTCGGCGAACGGCGGGTCATCGCGCCGAGTCACGGACTCGACGCGGGCCGGTTCGGCAAGCACTACTTCGACCCGTACATCGACAAGGTCTGGCAGGCCTACCGGCAGCAGCCGCTCCATGTCCGCACCGTCGCGGGCGCGTTCACCGGCCGGGTCGACAACGGCAGGCTCACCTTCCACGGCCCGGCGACAGTCTCCTTCGCCAAGCCCTCCACCCGCGACGTGCTGTTCTGCGACGGCGCGCTCGCCGCCCCGAACGACGGGGTCACCGGTCCCGTAGCCGCGATCCTGGGCGCCGGCTTCAACCGCTCCACGCTGCTCAGCCATCCGAAGCAGCCCACCACCCGCGCGGCGGCCTTCTACAAGCCGGAGATCACCAACCACTACGCGCGGGCCATCCACGCCCAGATGGGCAACGGCAAGGCGTATGGCTTCGCCTTCGACGACGTCGCCGAGTGGGCGTCGTACATCCAGGACACCCAGCCGAAGGCCATGCACCTGACGCTGACGCCGTTCTGACGGGCCGGTACGGCCGCTCTCCTCTTCCGATCTCTTCCGATCCTCCGACGAAAGGCGATCAGTCATGCCCGTTTCCCGTCGTACGCAGTCGGTCCTTGCCGTGACCATGGCGGCGGCCGTTCTCGGAGTCGCCCAGGCGTCGCCCGCCTCCGCCGTCCCCATCGGCAAGATCCGTCAGGGCAAGGCGACTTACTACAACGACGTCGGCACCGGCGCCTGCGGAAAGCCGCTCGACGCCTCGACCCAGATGCTCGTGGCGGTCTCACCGAAGTACTGGAAGGCCGCCAACCCCAACAACGACCCGCTGTGCAAGGTCAAGGTCCGGCTGACCTTCCGCGGCAAGACCATCACCGTCCCGGTCAGGGACAAGTGCATGGAATGCGGTCCCAAGCACATCGACCTCAGCCAGCCGGCATTCGCGAAGCTGGCCGATCCCTCCAAGGGCGTCATTCACAAGGTCAAGTGGAAGTTCGTCCGTTGACCAGCCCGTTCCTTCGTAATCAAGGAGTTTCCACCATGCCGAAGATGCGTACCGCTCATGCCCTTCTGACCGCCGTGCTGCTGGCGACGACCGGGGCCGGCCTCACCGCGGCGACCGCTTCCGCCGCGCCCGCCGAAGTTGCCGCGCCCGCCGCCCAGAGTGACTTCGTCGTCAGCAAGGCGGAGTACAACCGGATGTTCCCCAACCACAAGCCCTTCTACAACTACGAAGCCCTGGTCAAGGCGATGAAGAAGTACCCGGCCTTCGCGGACAAGGGCAACGCCAAGACCAAGAAGCGTGAGGCGGCGGCCTTCCTCGCCAACGTCCACCACGAGACCGGCGGCGGGCGCTACATCGTCGAGCAGAACCAGGCCAACTGGCCGTCGTACTGCGACACCACGCAGCCGTACGGCTGCCCGGCGGGGCAGTCCGCGTACCACGGTCGCGGGCCGATCCAGCTCAGCTGGAACTTCAACTACAAGGCCGCCGGTGACGCGCTCGGCATCGACCTGCTCCACAAGCCGGGGCTGGTGCAGAAGAACCCCGTCGTGGCGTGGAAGACGGGCCTGTGGTTCTGGATGACCCAGTCCGGCGCGGGCACCATGACCCCGCACAACGCCATGGTCAAGGGCAAGGGCTTCGGCCAGACGATCCGCAGCATCAACGGCGCCATCGAGTGCAACGGCGGCAACCCGGCCCAGGTGCAGAGCCGGGTGGACACGTACAAGAAGTTCACCAAGATCCTCGACGTCAAGCCGGGCAAGAACCTCAGCTGCTGAGCCGGTGCCGGACGCCCGTGAACTCCCGGGCGTCCGGCACCCCAATGCCACACCCCTGCCGTAGCACCGCCCCCCACCCTCTTCGGAGCCGAATCCATGAGACGTACCGCGCTGCTCGTCAGCGTCCTCAGCCTCGCCGCCCTGGGTGCCACCGTCGGGCCGGCGCAGGCGGGGCCCGCACCCGCCGGCAGCGAGACCCGCGCCACCGCCTTCTCCGACCAGGAGCAGGACACCGCCCTGAAGTTCTGGACCGACGCCCGGCTGAACGCCGCCAAGGAGGTGGCCGCGCCCGCCGCCTCGGAGGCACCGGCCGTCACCTCGTCCGTCACCGATGACCGCGGGCCTCGGCTGTCCGTCCCGCCGGTGGTCTTCCCGGACGCGGAGACCACCACGTCCGCCGCCGACGAGGCGCCGGTGTCCACGCTCGCTTCCAAGCCGAAGGCCTGGAAGCGGGGCGGGCTGATTAGCAGGACCGCGGGCAAGGTGTTCTTCGAGAACGCCGCCGGCGGTCTGTTCTCCTGCTCGGCGACCGTCGCCAACAGCGAGAACAAGTCGGTCGTCCTCACCGCCGGGCACTGTGTGGTAGACGCCCGCACCGGCGAGGTCTTCCGCAAGTGGATCTTCATCCCGGGCTACCACAAGGGCGAGCGCCCACACGGCACCTTCACCGCCAAGGAGCTCTTCCACCTGAAGTCGTACGTGTCCAGCCAGGGCAATGCCAACTGGGATGTCGCCTTCGCCACCCTGCGCAAGCGTGACGGCCGTCCGTTGGCCAGGGTCGTGGGTGGTGCGCAGGGCATCAAGTTCAATGGCCCGAAGGGGCGTTACGTCCATTCCTTCGGCTACGGCGGTTCGCGCGCCGAGGGCAACGGCGAGCGGCTGAACCACTGCCAGGGCAAGGAACACCGCGACCTCGGGCGCCCCGGCTCCACCATGTGGGGCATCGACTGCGTGCAGACCGGCGGATCCAGCGGCGGTGCCTTCCTCGCCGAGTTCAAGGCCGACAAGGGTGTCGGCGTGCTGGTCGGCAACATCGCCGTCGGCACGGACGTCAGCGAGTACCACCCGCCTCTCGGCGACCGCGCCCGCAAGCTCTACAAGGCCGCGAGCAGGGCCTGATCCCTGCCTGATCCCCGCCCGGGGGTGGCGTTCCCCTCGCTTCCCTGCCTCTGGGCTCCCCTGAACACCGGGCGCCGTCACGGGTTTTCGTGCCGGCGCCCGGTGTTCGCCTTTTGCCTGCCGGATCAATGGGCCGCCGATCCGGAATAAATCCCGGATAAATTCCCGGAATAAATCCCCCAGCACTTACGGGTGTTGACCGGCCCGGAATCCGGCTGCCACGCTTTCCATATGATTCGTACTCGTCAATTGCTGGCCCTGATAGTCGGCGGAGCGGCACTGGCTCTGGCGGCCCCGAGCGCAATGGGCGGGACAATGAACAGTCCCGCCGTCACCACACAGCCAATCGCGGCCGAGGCCGCGGCGGATAAGCCGAACATTGTCTACGTCCTCACCGACGACATGTCCTCGAACCTCCTGCC contains:
- a CDS encoding methyltransferase, which codes for MTTEEVPKPVQMLQLLVGFQISQALYVVAKQGLSTALADGPLTVEQLAAATGTNADVLRRIVRALAPLGVFRTDDGLVEVTDLGKTLADGQPDSVRDLALFWMETHYAPFGALLHTAVTGENAASHYYGEPFFDWISRFPAQVETQNRAMAGVTKGLRAGMFDGYSLPEGGVVADVGGADGAMICQFLAGEPDRRGIVFDRPEVVPAARKVLAEHGLADRVDVVAGDFFESVPEADVYVLSYILHDWDDESCLRILRMVRAAAGRGARVVLVESVIPPGDAPHPAKFVDLTMLAMLTGRERTAEEYEALLDAAGFTLDRIVATPTPFSFIEATLR
- a CDS encoding NmrA family NAD(P)-binding protein — its product is MSIAITGATGQLGRLVVEELLRRGVASQDIVATGRNTGRLADLAERGVRVRRADFADSGSLVQAFQGVRKVLIVSTTTVGERYDNHVRAIDAAKDADAELIVYTSTLNARTAGMMLADAHAKTEQYLRESGVPFLVLRNGWYLECYASQFPLYLETGVVPGSAGDGRVSAASRRDYAAAAAAALVGEGHAGSVYELGGENAFTLAELASALSDASGRHVVYSDLPAEQYRAALSTPGCPPNSPKSSPTPTSGSSAASCSPTAGICVG
- a CDS encoding trypsin-like serine peptidase, with protein sequence MRRTALLVSVLSLAALGATVGPAQAGPAPAGSETRATAFSDQEQDTALKFWTDARLNAAKEVAAPAASEAPAVTSSVTDDRGPRLSVPPVVFPDAETTTSAADEAPVSTLASKPKAWKRGGLISRTAGKVFFENAAGGLFSCSATVANSENKSVVLTAGHCVVDARTGEVFRKWIFIPGYHKGERPHGTFTAKELFHLKSYVSSQGNANWDVAFATLRKRDGRPLARVVGGAQGIKFNGPKGRYVHSFGYGGSRAEGNGERLNHCQGKEHRDLGRPGSTMWGIDCVQTGGSSGGAFLAEFKADKGVGVLVGNIAVGTDVSEYHPPLGDRARKLYKAASRA
- a CDS encoding chitinase translates to MRTAHALLTAVLLATTGAGLTAATASAAPAEVAAPAAQSDFVVSKAEYNRMFPNHKPFYNYEALVKAMKKYPAFADKGNAKTKKREAAAFLANVHHETGGGRYIVEQNQANWPSYCDTTQPYGCPAGQSAYHGRGPIQLSWNFNYKAAGDALGIDLLHKPGLVQKNPVVAWKTGLWFWMTQSGAGTMTPHNAMVKGKGFGQTIRSINGAIECNGGNPAQVQSRVDTYKKFTKILDVKPGKNLSC
- a CDS encoding beta-1,3-glucanase family protein — its product is MVPLDSPVFSRRRALTSLAGAAVAGAALAAGARPALAADEEGLALPEERAGGLPLVIHNNSGEFANRNVHLYIVGSRGDRQVRVTARGTVEPVKVSDNKDNGFTDYAIPLDARGTTRIRLPHMSGRIYVSLGGKLKLKAVRDGAGRPALQHPAGWVESDPNFPVLHDFVEFTHNASGMFCNTTMVDMFSVPLMIRLSGNRDQTTGRMRQGGRARIFRAMENTPGFGRLVVGERRVIAPSHGLDAGRFGKHYFDPYIDKVWQAYRQQPLHVRTVAGAFTGRVDNGRLTFHGPATVSFAKPSTRDVLFCDGALAAPNDGVTGPVAAILGAGFNRSTLLSHPKQPTTRAAAFYKPEITNHYARAIHAQMGNGKAYGFAFDDVAEWASYIQDTQPKAMHLTLTPF
- a CDS encoding LuxR C-terminal-related transcriptional regulator, translated to MRLSTAQREAVRDVETICAQEADSRRLRGRVAARLSRLVYWDAACFGTIDPWTLLITDDVSYGVPPHVYALAAHNEYLVDDVHKFVTLARSGAGVGILGRAPHEKRQASSRLRTVLPAFDARHEVRAACVADGQCWGAIALFRNGDQPDFSSAEAALLSAVSGPLAAGLRRTAYRPGAGVGITADRSGPGVLILGPRNETLTINDTARRWLDELTPTPPRHGGELPYVIHQVAARAQDRGVEPNQTDPHHTGPDSTDPTGPPVPRIPEAYARIRTRSGRWLTVHGSRVDGALTPDEGTAVVIEAAPTSDIAEVLMLAHALTRRERQVLQRVIAGTPSTAIATQLHISVNTVQDHLKSIFSKVGVRSRGQLVARLLGEHYLPDPG
- a CDS encoding cysteine/serine endopeptidase inhibitor — translated: MPVSRRTQSVLAVTMAAAVLGVAQASPASAVPIGKIRQGKATYYNDVGTGACGKPLDASTQMLVAVSPKYWKAANPNNDPLCKVKVRLTFRGKTITVPVRDKCMECGPKHIDLSQPAFAKLADPSKGVIHKVKWKFVR